One segment of Candidatus Omnitrophota bacterium DNA contains the following:
- a CDS encoding zinc ribbon domain-containing protein, with the protein MISYAGEISKGLHEAIVNEALWRKANKIISANIPGHRFLKTTHDYKHLLKGILRCGSCGSYYISTHAKGNMGNKFYYYECSKTRQKLGCNAKRISSTGFDQAVIKFLNRASEDQDIIINAIGNAIKDSSANLHKYDKDIREIKKKIDSVKESTDKLIDLAMNSVIPKGRTYSEKMDALELELTLLEDKLSKKEANKKAAEMSVHSNEYLHTNLKIAMQYLEQAPPDAQIALLKVLIKEIRLYDDHVKLEMYIGEPDGGIVRDLILKEPQKQQTPPPFEGQSSTGCQLWRGRWDSNPRSPA; encoded by the coding sequence ATGATTTCTTACGCGGGGGAAATAAGCAAAGGATTACATGAAGCGATCGTAAATGAAGCCCTTTGGAGAAAAGCGAATAAAATTATATCCGCTAATATCCCCGGGCATAGATTTCTGAAAACCACGCATGATTATAAACACCTGCTAAAAGGTATTCTTCGCTGTGGATCATGCGGAAGCTATTATATCTCCACACACGCTAAAGGAAATATGGGGAATAAATTCTATTATTACGAATGTAGCAAGACACGCCAAAAGCTCGGATGTAACGCGAAAAGAATATCATCGACCGGATTTGATCAAGCTGTCATTAAATTCCTAAACAGAGCCTCAGAGGATCAGGATATCATTATCAACGCCATAGGAAACGCCATTAAAGATTCCTCCGCTAATCTGCATAAATACGATAAAGACATCCGTGAAATAAAAAAGAAAATTGACTCAGTAAAAGAGTCAACAGATAAACTGATCGATCTGGCTATGAATAGCGTTATCCCCAAGGGACGCACATATTCAGAAAAAATGGACGCTCTTGAGTTAGAGTTAACTTTGCTTGAGGATAAACTTTCGAAGAAGGAGGCTAATAAAAAAGCCGCTGAAATGTCGGTACACTCCAACGAATACCTGCACACAAACCTTAAGATCGCTATGCAATACCTCGAGCAAGCCCCGCCAGACGCCCAAATCGCCCTTTTAAAGGTGCTTATCAAAGAAATAAGGCTCTATGACGATCATGTTAAGCTGGAAATGTATATCGGCGAGCCTGACGGCGGGATTGTGCGGGATCTAATCCTGAAGGAACCCCAAAAACAGCAAACTCCGCCCCCTTTTGAGGGACAGAGTTCGACTGGTTGTCAACTATGGCGGGGTCGATGGGATTCGAACCCACGATCACCTGCGTGA
- a CDS encoding HTH domain-containing protein: MRKKCGINAEKVLNAIEADSFIKTYEIADQIQLSQRTVENAIAKLKEEGFLKRIGSRKSGHWDVLE, translated from the coding sequence ATGCGGAAGAAGTGCGGAATAAACGCGGAGAAAGTTTTAAACGCCATTGAGGCAGATTCTTTTATAAAAACGTATGAAATTGCGGATCAGATACAGCTATCACAGCGAACAGTGGAAAATGCCATTGCCAAGCTAAAGGAAGAAGGTTTTTTGAAGCGTATTGGCTCGAGAAAAAGCGGACATTGGGATGTACTGGAATAG
- the radC gene encoding DNA repair protein RadC, whose amino-acid sequence MGIKLGKTKTRKPSGISAWPVDDRPREKLLKKGEESLSDAELLAIILRIGIRGQSALDLARSVIKKFGSFRELSQAGDLDWKEFKGLGVAKIAQIRASIEIGKRFHEGKIIPKKIRIENAKDVFTLLSPRMRDLKKEEFKVLYLDTKSRLINIVELGKGTVDEVNPIVREIFHKALECCSSSFICAHNHPSGNCDPSIDDRNLTKDILNVSKSIKIDFLDHVIIGDNSFFSFADEGFMEN is encoded by the coding sequence TTGGGTATAAAATTGGGAAAAACAAAGACTAGAAAACCATCAGGAATAAGCGCTTGGCCGGTGGATGACCGACCGAGAGAGAAGCTTTTAAAAAAAGGAGAAGAATCTTTAAGCGATGCCGAATTATTAGCAATTATTCTTCGTATTGGGATACGAGGACAGAGCGCTTTGGATTTAGCTCGTTCTGTAATTAAAAAGTTTGGTTCTTTCCGGGAATTAAGTCAGGCTGGGGATTTGGATTGGAAAGAGTTTAAAGGTCTTGGTGTCGCTAAGATAGCTCAAATACGAGCATCGATAGAAATTGGCAAAAGATTCCATGAAGGGAAAATCATTCCCAAAAAAATTAGGATTGAAAATGCCAAAGATGTGTTTACCTTATTATCGCCTCGCATGCGTGATTTAAAGAAAGAAGAATTTAAGGTTCTTTATCTTGACACCAAGAGTCGATTGATAAATATCGTTGAGCTTGGAAAAGGAACAGTCGATGAAGTTAATCCTATTGTTAGGGAAATATTTCATAAGGCTCTAGAGTGTTGCTCTAGTTCATTTATTTGCGCTCACAATCATCCTTCTGGGAATTGTGATCCAAGTATTGACGATCGAAATTTAACAAAGGATATTCTAAATGTGAGCAAGTCTATAAAAATTGACTTTTTGGATCATGTAATAATTGGTGATAATTCTTTCTTCAGCTTTGCTGATGAAGGGTTTATGGAAAATTGA
- a CDS encoding DUF1732 domain-containing protein has translation MKSMTAYASVYKRKDSHTVQVTLRALNFKYLDILVRNLPAEDILLEEEIKRQVKKNVFRGKVEIFVFLTGAKSKKVSVDEKVVAKYISQMKALAKKHNIRADINISDIVGLPQAVFWEQKAGGERSLIISAIKQALVKLLEFKKKEGKIIKKEMLDNLKKLKSNMVKIKTHKPGIASMENGKEDIDEEISLSLFYIAKLENKINSKSQAPQGKAIDFLTQEILRELNAASSKTKKKTAAISIVEAKNYLERVREQAQNIE, from the coding sequence ATGAAATCAATGACCGCTTACGCATCTGTGTACAAACGTAAAGATTCCCATACAGTTCAAGTAACCCTAAGGGCTTTAAACTTTAAGTATTTGGATATATTGGTCCGCAATTTGCCAGCTGAAGATATTTTGTTGGAGGAAGAGATTAAGCGGCAAGTCAAAAAGAATGTATTTAGAGGGAAGGTCGAAATTTTTGTTTTTTTAACTGGGGCTAAGTCGAAGAAGGTTAGTGTTGATGAAAAAGTAGTCGCAAAATATATTTCGCAAATGAAAGCCCTTGCTAAAAAACACAATATTCGGGCTGATATAAATATAAGCGATATTGTTGGTTTACCGCAGGCAGTATTTTGGGAGCAAAAAGCAGGTGGTGAACGGAGTTTAATTATTTCGGCCATAAAACAAGCCTTGGTTAAACTATTAGAGTTTAAAAAGAAAGAAGGCAAAATAATAAAAAAAGAAATGCTGGATAACCTAAAAAAACTTAAAAGTAATATGGTAAAAATTAAAACACATAAGCCGGGGATTGCTTCGATGGAAAATGGGAAAGAGGACATCGACGAGGAAATATCTTTGAGTCTATTTTATATTGCCAAACTAGAGAATAAAATCAACTCTAAAAGCCAGGCCCCACAAGGCAAAGCTATAGATTTTTTAACTCAAGAAATTCTTCGTGAATTAAATGCGGCTTCAAGCAAAACCAAGAAAAAGACAGCTGCCATTTCAATTGTTGAAGCCAAGAATTACTTAGAAAGGGTACGCGAGCAAGCTCAAAACATAGAGTAA
- the yidC gene encoding membrane protein insertase YidC produces MTPPPAPLSETQEQKIASTEEPENIPIDKRNPKTDLEVQTSLEELPQAQFENLFITYSTTGGYIEAISIDNPSNVLPFRKIGFAPGDEDKKYEAWVGPRSLVFRTQDGAEKEFVFDRYRLDIKLGPTPPSSIVLFYNILQDSMLDQRYQEIFYSHDQSIKRTNPKKLKAAAYRNVSFAGSRERYYCFSLFRGSYDIEWAVGQSGQGQLQLLSPESQISMYVGPQTSKSLQEYDLQGIIYYGFFHAIGMMMIKLLYFFYSVTKNWGLSIIGFAVFIYGCLFPFTMKSTKAMRKMQDIQPELEALKVKYKDNPQKFSKEQVALFKEHKVNPIGGCLPLFFQFPIFIALYQVLFRFVELKGASFLWIQDLSLPDKAFALPFKIPFLGNYLNILPILIMIVGLIQQKVTTSKSSSSEQKSMGLFFSVFLGVIFYNFPSALVLYWFVQNLLTFAYQLRISKTSPLKCSLAS; encoded by the coding sequence ATGACTCCTCCACCAGCTCCTTTATCAGAAACTCAGGAACAAAAGATCGCCTCCACCGAAGAGCCGGAAAACATACCAATAGATAAAAGAAACCCAAAAACTGACCTTGAAGTTCAAACGTCCCTTGAAGAATTGCCCCAGGCTCAGTTTGAGAATTTATTCATAACATATTCTACCACAGGAGGTTACATAGAGGCTATATCAATAGATAATCCTAGTAATGTTTTACCTTTTCGAAAGATTGGCTTTGCCCCTGGTGATGAGGACAAAAAATATGAAGCCTGGGTCGGCCCAAGATCACTTGTTTTTAGAACTCAGGACGGGGCAGAAAAAGAATTTGTTTTTGATCGCTACAGGCTCGATATTAAGCTGGGGCCAACTCCTCCATCTTCAATAGTTTTATTTTATAATATACTGCAGGACAGTATGTTAGACCAAAGGTACCAGGAGATTTTTTACAGTCATGATCAGAGCATCAAGCGAACTAATCCTAAAAAATTAAAGGCAGCAGCCTATCGCAATGTCTCCTTTGCCGGCAGTCGAGAGCGGTATTATTGTTTTTCTTTGTTTAGGGGTTCTTATGATATAGAGTGGGCTGTTGGCCAATCAGGGCAAGGCCAGTTGCAACTTCTTTCACCAGAATCTCAAATTTCAATGTACGTTGGGCCACAGACAAGTAAGTCGTTGCAGGAGTATGACTTGCAAGGAATTATTTACTATGGGTTCTTCCATGCTATCGGGATGATGATGATTAAACTCCTCTACTTTTTTTATTCGGTGACTAAAAACTGGGGTTTAAGTATTATTGGCTTTGCTGTGTTTATCTATGGATGCTTATTCCCTTTTACTATGAAAAGCACAAAGGCCATGCGCAAAATGCAAGATATCCAACCAGAGCTAGAAGCCTTGAAGGTTAAGTATAAAGATAATCCGCAAAAATTTAGTAAAGAACAAGTAGCGTTATTTAAAGAACACAAAGTTAATCCTATTGGCGGATGCTTGCCGTTATTTTTCCAGTTTCCAATTTTTATTGCTCTTTACCAGGTTTTGTTTCGTTTTGTTGAGTTAAAAGGAGCTTCCTTCCTTTGGATTCAAGACTTATCATTGCCGGACAAAGCTTTCGCTTTACCTTTTAAAATACCATTTTTGGGAAACTATCTTAACATATTACCGATTCTTATAATGATCGTTGGGTTGATACAGCAGAAAGTTACTACTTCTAAGTCTAGCTCCTCAGAACAGAAATCAATGGGTTTATTCTTTTCAGTATTTTTGGGAGTTATTTTTTATAATTTTCCTTCAGCATTAGTGCTGTATTGGTTTGTACAAAATTTACTCACCTTTGCTTACCAATTGAGAATTTCTAAAACCTCTCCCTTGAAATGTTCTCTTGCTAGCTAA
- the gmk gene encoding guanylate kinase — protein sequence MKTKKLKKQNSKEKKKKAPKKNNPRIFVISGPGGAGKTTLIEHLFKQKDIRELFVRGVTVTTRNKRPKEEEGKDYFFIEKDEFLRLEKEKFFLESQKVLDNHYGTPKISYTLAKVQGKDLILCLDVKGGLYLKKTHKAGKIITIFIAAPTKKELYRRMKKRSETKGVMHQRVKLATQELKSSKQYDYLVTNKSIKSASKTLEVILLKDKIK from the coding sequence ATGAAAACTAAAAAATTAAAAAAACAAAACAGCAAAGAGAAAAAGAAAAAAGCACCCAAAAAAAATAATCCGAGGATTTTTGTTATTTCTGGTCCCGGAGGAGCGGGCAAGACTACACTGATTGAGCATTTATTCAAGCAAAAAGATATCCGGGAACTTTTTGTTCGTGGAGTTACCGTGACCACACGTAATAAGCGACCGAAAGAGGAGGAGGGGAAAGATTATTTTTTTATCGAGAAGGATGAATTCTTAAGGTTGGAGAAGGAGAAGTTTTTTCTAGAGAGCCAAAAAGTTTTAGATAATCATTACGGCACCCCGAAGATTTCTTATACTTTAGCTAAAGTTCAAGGTAAAGATTTAATTCTTTGCTTAGATGTTAAGGGTGGATTGTATTTGAAAAAGACACATAAAGCTGGTAAAATAATTACCATTTTTATTGCTGCTCCGACAAAGAAAGAACTCTATCGGCGGATGAAGAAGCGTTCAGAAACCAAAGGGGTTATGCATCAAAGAGTGAAGCTGGCAACACAAGAATTGAAGAGTTCTAAGCAGTATGATTATTTAGTAACTAATAAGAGTATAAAAAGTGCTTCAAAAACACTAGAAGTTATCTTGCTTAAAGATAAGATTAAGTGA
- a CDS encoding helix-turn-helix domain-containing protein, which produces MENIKEYLTVPEVAEKLGLTDEWIRDLIRKKEIKAVKIGQWKIKPEDLEEFIKSRRNC; this is translated from the coding sequence ATGGAAAACATAAAAGAGTATCTCACTGTACCTGAAGTAGCCGAAAAACTCGGACTTACCGATGAATGGATTCGAGACTTAATACGCAAAAAAGAAATTAAAGCCGTGAAGATCGGTCAGTGGAAGATCAAGCCGGAAGATTTAGAAGAATTTATTAAGAGCAGGAGGAATTGCTAA
- a CDS encoding PDDEXK nuclease domain-containing protein: protein MPRKKAIQKSSRSIAKKRVNNKTNAYERICAIIENARNNIARAVNTEMVLAYWHIGKEIVEEEQKGKKRAGYGKKTIEDLSHRLSDEFGKGFDFTNLTNMRKFYLAYPILDAVRQELSWTHYRILMRVDKPDARSFYEAECVANNWSARELERQKGTLLYERLALSKDKKGLMRLARKGQELATYEDMIKDPYVLEFTGLSPHSKLYESKLEQALIDNLSRFLLELGKGFTFVGRQKRITLDGDHFYVDLVFYNTILKCFVLIDLKIGKLVHQDIGQMQMYVNYYDRSMKQKDDNPTVGLILCEDKKDAVVRYTLPKDNKQIFASRYKLYLPTEDELVKELKRERFLVESQISKKPSKKRSKKRIV from the coding sequence ATGCCACGAAAAAAAGCCATTCAAAAAAGCTCTCGAAGTATCGCCAAAAAGAGAGTTAATAATAAAACAAATGCGTACGAACGAATCTGCGCAATTATTGAGAACGCAAGAAACAATATCGCCCGCGCTGTTAATACGGAGATGGTTTTAGCCTATTGGCATATCGGAAAAGAAATTGTCGAAGAAGAACAGAAAGGCAAGAAGCGCGCAGGATATGGAAAGAAAACAATAGAAGATTTGTCCCATCGACTTTCAGATGAATTTGGCAAGGGCTTTGATTTTACGAATTTGACGAATATGCGAAAGTTTTATTTAGCATATCCAATTCTTGACGCAGTGCGTCAAGAATTGAGCTGGACGCATTATCGAATATTGATGCGAGTCGACAAGCCTGATGCAAGATCCTTTTATGAGGCGGAGTGCGTCGCTAATAATTGGTCAGCTCGCGAACTTGAACGACAAAAAGGAACACTTCTTTATGAGCGGCTTGCTTTAAGCAAAGACAAAAAAGGTCTTATGAGGCTGGCTCGCAAAGGACAAGAGCTGGCAACATATGAAGATATGATAAAAGATCCTTATGTTTTAGAATTTACCGGATTATCTCCTCACTCAAAATTATACGAGAGCAAGCTGGAACAGGCGCTTATTGATAACCTTTCCAGGTTTTTGCTTGAGCTTGGAAAAGGATTTACATTTGTAGGCAGACAGAAACGCATTACATTGGATGGCGATCATTTTTATGTTGATCTGGTTTTTTACAATACTATCTTGAAATGCTTTGTCCTTATCGATTTAAAAATTGGGAAACTAGTTCATCAGGATATCGGACAAATGCAGATGTATGTAAACTATTACGACCGATCCATGAAACAGAAAGATGACAATCCAACAGTTGGACTTATTTTGTGCGAAGATAAAAAAGACGCTGTTGTCAGGTACACGTTGCCTAAAGATAACAAACAGATATTTGCCTCGAGGTATAAGTTATATTTGCCAACGGAAGACGAGCTTGTCAAAGAGTTAAAACGTGAGCGTTTTTTGGTGGAATCGCAAATCAGTAAAAAACCTTCAAAAAAAAGAAGCAAGAAAAGGATAGTTTAA
- a CDS encoding DNA cytosine methyltransferase, which translates to MKKKTQTLKVLSLFSGCGGMDLGFEGDFIVLKKSINPIIHPDWLKNPINKHWVRLPKTVFKTVFANDILQSAKAGWVPYFDKEGKNGSLFHSESIVDLVRKHSSGAARVFPRVDLVTGGFPCQDFSVAGKRKGFNSHKAHHGGLLNGKEPSEENRGKLYMWMRAVIEIVRPKVFLAENVKGLVSLSDAKKIIENDFGSIGDNGYLVVNAKVLRAQDYGAPQTRERVVFIGFRRDALTRKAIEQLTLLSDDSCFNPYPPRTHGEISEDSHLLPFVKVKDAFVGLKEPEFSNDPSQKAYSRAKWYGKHCQGQSEVNVMGLGPTIRAEHHGNIEFRRLSKEHGGKNLKEIDMGLKERRLTVRECARIQTFPDDFAFTRSASVLGSEFALSPSDGYRVIGNAVPPLLAFNVAWRLQELWPKIFKKGLK; encoded by the coding sequence ATGAAAAAAAAGACACAAACGTTGAAAGTACTTTCATTGTTCTCTGGTTGCGGTGGTATGGATTTAGGTTTTGAAGGTGATTTCATCGTTCTTAAAAAATCCATTAATCCAATAATTCATCCAGATTGGTTAAAAAATCCTATAAATAAGCATTGGGTTCGATTGCCAAAAACAGTGTTTAAAACAGTTTTTGCCAATGATATTTTACAATCGGCTAAAGCTGGTTGGGTTCCTTATTTTGATAAAGAAGGAAAAAATGGATCGCTTTTTCATTCTGAAAGTATTGTTGATTTAGTTAGGAAGCATTCTTCAGGAGCGGCGAGAGTCTTTCCGAGAGTTGATTTGGTTACTGGTGGTTTCCCGTGTCAAGATTTTAGCGTGGCGGGAAAACGCAAAGGTTTTAATTCTCACAAGGCACATCATGGAGGATTGTTAAACGGCAAGGAACCATCAGAAGAAAATCGGGGGAAGCTTTACATGTGGATGAGAGCTGTTATTGAAATTGTCCGGCCAAAAGTATTTCTTGCCGAAAATGTCAAGGGGCTAGTATCTTTATCCGACGCTAAGAAGATTATCGAAAATGATTTTGGATCTATTGGAGATAATGGTTATTTGGTTGTTAACGCTAAAGTATTAAGAGCGCAGGATTATGGTGCCCCCCAGACTAGAGAGAGGGTAGTTTTTATCGGTTTTAGAAGGGATGCTCTGACTAGAAAAGCTATTGAACAATTAACCTTATTGAGTGATGATTCGTGCTTTAACCCATATCCCCCAAGAACGCATGGTGAAATTAGTGAAGATTCACACTTATTGCCCTTTGTAAAAGTTAAAGACGCTTTTGTTGGACTGAAAGAACCGGAATTCTCGAATGACCCCTCTCAAAAAGCTTATTCAAGAGCTAAGTGGTATGGAAAACATTGCCAAGGACAAAGTGAAGTTAATGTGATGGGATTAGGGCCAACGATTCGAGCTGAACATCATGGGAATATAGAATTTAGACGTTTGTCGAAAGAGCATGGCGGAAAAAATCTTAAAGAAATTGATATGGGGCTAAAAGAGCGACGGTTGACAGTTCGAGAATGCGCCAGAATTCAAACCTTTCCCGATGATTTCGCTTTTACGAGAAGCGCTTCGGTTTTAGGATCGGAGTTTGCTTTGAGCCCATCAGATGGTTACAGAGTGATTGGCAACGCTGTGCCACCATTATTAGCTTTTAATGTGGCGTGGCGTCTACAGGAGCTATGGCCAAAGATTTTCAAGAAAGGATTAAAATGA
- the yidD gene encoding membrane protein insertion efficiency factor YidD, whose product MRSLALWLISFYRRISYLLPHSCLYSPTCSEYARKAFLKYSFLEALRLTFLRILRCNPFVRGGHDPLR is encoded by the coding sequence CCCTTGCACTTTGGTTGATATCGTTTTATCGTCGGATCTCTTATCTCTTGCCGCACAGTTGTTTATATAGCCCCACTTGCTCGGAATATGCCCGGAAGGCTTTCTTGAAATACTCTTTTTTAGAGGCGCTTAGACTTACTTTTTTACGGATTTTACGCTGCAACCCTTTTGTGAGGGGAGGGCATGATCCCTTAAGGTAA
- a CDS encoding nucleoside-diphosphate kinase, translating into MANESTLIIIKPDGLKKSLTGNILSRLSETKLKIIGAKVLRVEKDLADAHYQHLKNEPFYPELTKYITGELHGDNRVMALVYWGEGAIAKVRNIAGATNPEEADPVSIRGAYGRILTVGLFENVIHASSSSDEAEREIKLWFNPDEIVVELYASEMQKVDSTTRRVWK; encoded by the coding sequence GTGGCCAATGAATCAACCTTAATAATCATTAAGCCCGATGGGCTAAAAAAATCGCTGACCGGAAATATTTTAAGCCGCTTGTCAGAAACAAAACTTAAAATTATCGGGGCAAAAGTTTTACGTGTAGAAAAAGATTTGGCTGATGCACATTATCAACATTTAAAGAATGAACCTTTTTATCCTGAGCTTACCAAATATATTACTGGAGAGCTCCATGGAGATAATAGAGTTATGGCTTTGGTTTACTGGGGGGAGGGCGCGATCGCTAAAGTAAGGAATATTGCTGGAGCGACTAATCCTGAAGAGGCTGATCCGGTCAGCATCCGGGGAGCTTATGGCCGGATATTGACGGTTGGTTTATTCGAAAATGTAATTCATGCTTCTAGTAGTAGTGATGAGGCTGAACGAGAAATCAAATTATGGTTTAATCCAGACGAAATAGTGGTTGAGCTTTATGCCTCTGAAATGCAAAAAGTCGACAGCACTACAAGGAGAGTTTGGAAATGA
- the rpoZ gene encoding DNA-directed RNA polymerase subunit omega, producing MYKATILAAKRAIALADGEKPMVGKPSEKVLDIALKEIWAGKIKAK from the coding sequence ATTTATAAAGCTACTATTCTAGCGGCCAAAAGAGCTATAGCTTTAGCCGATGGGGAAAAGCCAATGGTTGGCAAGCCAAGTGAAAAGGTGTTAGATATCGCGCTCAAAGAAATATGGGCCGGCAAGATAAAAGCAAAGTAA
- a CDS encoding ParB/RepB/Spo0J family partition protein has product MERKVLGRGLDALIPKKANYVLSREFTHLPIDKIKPSLFQPRKLIDPEELEELAASIKEKGFIQPIVVRKKGDDSYEVVAGERRYQAANSLGLKEIPTIIKDVDDKEAFVLAIVENLQRKNLNPVEEASAFKRLMDEYSFSLEDIAKFVGKNKTTVVNALRLLKLPSKIKRALETGAISRTQARSILGVENPKKQEKLFQQILEGGLSVREIEKKVRVTSHRKHSQDPFSLEVEERLQKVLGTKVKIFNRRNNRGRVVIEYYNLKDLERIIKKIR; this is encoded by the coding sequence ATGGAAAGAAAAGTTTTAGGCAGAGGTCTTGATGCCCTTATTCCTAAGAAAGCTAATTATGTTTTATCTCGAGAGTTTACTCATTTACCAATTGATAAAATTAAACCGTCGCTATTCCAGCCGAGAAAATTAATAGATCCTGAAGAACTGGAAGAACTCGCGGCGTCAATAAAAGAAAAAGGATTTATTCAGCCGATCGTGGTTAGAAAGAAAGGGGATGATAGCTATGAAGTTGTGGCCGGTGAACGACGGTACCAAGCAGCTAACTCATTGGGGCTCAAAGAGATACCAACTATAATTAAAGATGTAGACGACAAAGAGGCTTTTGTTTTGGCAATTGTGGAAAACCTACAACGGAAAAATTTAAATCCGGTTGAAGAGGCAAGCGCTTTCAAGCGTTTAATGGATGAGTATAGTTTTTCTCTAGAAGATATTGCTAAGTTTGTTGGTAAAAATAAAACCACGGTTGTGAATGCTTTACGTCTATTAAAGTTACCATCAAAAATAAAGCGAGCGTTAGAAACAGGAGCAATTAGTCGAACTCAAGCTAGATCAATTTTGGGGGTCGAAAATCCAAAAAAACAGGAAAAGCTTTTTCAGCAAATTCTAGAAGGTGGGCTTTCGGTTCGGGAAATAGAAAAAAAAGTAAGAGTTACTTCTCATCGCAAGCATTCGCAGGATCCCTTTAGCCTTGAAGTGGAGGAGCGGCTGCAAAAAGTATTAGGGACAAAAGTTAAAATATTTAATCGACGCAATAATCGTGGTAGGGTAGTTATTGAGTATTATAATTTAAAAGACCTAGAAAGAATCATAAAAAAGATACGTTAA
- a CDS encoding AAA family ATPase, translating to MGKIIGICNQKGGTAKTTTAINLSAYLGLEDQKTLLIDMDPQGNATSGVGVEAEGKNSIYDVISGKVPIEESIYPTQYNKLDIIPSNISLSGGEIELVNIPGRELLLREALEPIKDSFSFIVIDAPPSLGLLTVNILTASDSIIVPIQCEYYALEGVSKLVNTVELVQKRLNPNLEIEGILLTMADFRTRLTLQVIEEVRRYFQQKVFAVIVPRNVKLAEAPSFGKPISSYDKTCVGSQSYLKVSQEVIKNNITSGQLAKERS from the coding sequence ATGGGTAAAATAATCGGAATTTGTAATCAGAAGGGCGGAACTGCTAAGACCACTACCGCTATTAATCTTAGTGCTTATCTTGGTTTAGAAGATCAAAAGACTCTTTTGATTGATATGGACCCCCAGGGTAATGCTACTTCGGGGGTTGGAGTTGAAGCCGAGGGAAAAAATTCTATTTATGATGTTATTTCTGGGAAGGTGCCAATAGAAGAAAGCATCTACCCCACTCAGTATAATAAATTAGATATTATCCCTTCAAATATTTCGCTAAGCGGGGGAGAGATCGAGTTAGTTAATATCCCTGGGCGCGAACTTCTCTTGCGCGAGGCTTTGGAGCCAATAAAAGACAGTTTTTCTTTTATTGTTATCGATGCTCCGCCGTCGTTGGGGTTGCTCACAGTCAACATTCTAACTGCTTCTGATAGCATTATTGTTCCTATACAATGTGAATATTATGCCTTAGAAGGAGTTTCTAAATTGGTCAATACGGTGGAGTTAGTTCAAAAGCGTCTGAATCCCAATCTAGAGATAGAAGGCATTCTCTTGACCATGGCTGATTTCAGAACTCGGCTTACCTTGCAGGTGATAGAGGAGGTAAGAAGATATTTTCAACAAAAAGTTTTCGCTGTTATTGTCCCGCGCAATGTAAAGCTTGCTGAAGCACCTAGCTTTGGTAAACCAATTTCGTCTTACGATAAAACTTGTGTAGGCTCACAGTCATATCTTAAAGTGAGCCAAGAGGTTATAAAAAATAATATTACGTCTGGGCAATTAGCCAAAGAGAGGAGTTAA
- a CDS encoding very short patch repair endonuclease gives MTKRRIKNYLGRNFKKKRESDKITKEHRSVVMSKIRSRDTKFEEDFIRALKKRTRKTFERNVQLIKGKPDIVFKRAKLCVFLDSDFWHGWQYSRWKHLLKNDFWKTKIEKNRLRDKKTTLFLKRKGWIVVRLWEHLIKRDINIQVDKVIHALEKVIKNGKKEKNE, from the coding sequence ATGACAAAGAGAAGAATCAAAAACTATTTAGGTCGCAATTTTAAGAAAAAACGAGAATCAGACAAAATCACAAAAGAACACCGTTCTGTTGTAATGTCAAAAATACGGTCTCGAGACACAAAATTTGAGGAAGATTTCATTCGCGCATTAAAAAAACGAACAAGGAAAACATTTGAGAGAAATGTGCAACTTATAAAAGGGAAGCCAGATATCGTTTTTAAAAGAGCTAAACTGTGTGTTTTCTTAGATAGCGATTTTTGGCATGGTTGGCAGTATTCTCGCTGGAAGCATTTATTAAAGAATGATTTTTGGAAAACAAAAATAGAAAAGAATCGATTGCGAGACAAAAAAACCACTCTATTTTTAAAAAGAAAAGGGTGGATTGTGGTCCGTTTATGGGAGCATCTAATAAAGCGTGATATAAACATTCAAGTCGATAAAGTTATCCACGCATTAGAAAAGGTAATAAAGAACGGAAAAAAGGAGAAGAATGAGTAA